A stretch of Natronincola ferrireducens DNA encodes these proteins:
- a CDS encoding YgeY family selenium metabolism-linked hydrolase, with protein sequence MLSKEREEKVIALCQELIRAESYSGQEDEVAEALKRNFQALGFDDIIIDGYGNIIGHIKGNKPGKKILFDGHIDTVPVTNPNEWIYPPFGGEIHDEKIYGRGASDMKGAVAAMVCAAANFAEDCNKDFAGDIYVAGVVHEECFEGIAARSISERVKPDYVVIGEASELNIKIGQRGRGEIIIETFGKPCHSANPEKGINAVYKMAQVIEAIRTLKPTHHEVLGDGILELTDIKSSPYPGASVVPEYCRATYDRRLLVGETKESVLAPITELLEEMMKKDPQLKVKASYSIGKEMCYTGNVIEGERFFPGWLYDEKEEFVQAVYGEIKAMGFNPSITQYNFCTNGSHYAGEANIKTLGIGPSKENLAHTVNEYIEIKQLTSVTQCYYGVMKALLK encoded by the coding sequence ATGTTGAGTAAAGAAAGAGAAGAAAAGGTTATAGCTTTATGTCAGGAACTTATAAGAGCTGAAAGTTACTCAGGACAGGAGGATGAGGTTGCTGAGGCATTAAAAAGAAATTTTCAGGCCTTAGGCTTTGATGACATAATAATAGATGGCTATGGAAACATCATAGGACATATAAAAGGAAACAAGCCTGGCAAAAAAATACTCTTTGATGGTCACATAGATACAGTTCCGGTAACAAACCCAAATGAATGGATTTATCCACCCTTTGGAGGAGAAATTCACGATGAAAAAATTTATGGAAGAGGCGCCTCAGACATGAAGGGGGCCGTGGCTGCAATGGTTTGTGCTGCAGCAAACTTTGCAGAGGACTGTAATAAAGATTTTGCCGGAGATATTTATGTAGCGGGAGTGGTTCATGAGGAATGCTTTGAAGGTATTGCCGCAAGGTCCATAAGTGAAAGAGTAAAGCCTGACTATGTAGTTATAGGTGAAGCCTCCGAGCTTAACATTAAAATCGGACAGAGGGGTAGAGGAGAAATAATAATAGAAACCTTTGGAAAGCCCTGTCATTCGGCAAATCCTGAAAAGGGTATCAATGCTGTATATAAGATGGCTCAGGTAATCGAAGCTATAAGAACCTTAAAGCCAACACACCATGAGGTTTTAGGGGATGGTATTTTAGAGCTTACGGATATTAAGTCAAGCCCTTATCCTGGAGCTTCGGTAGTACCTGAGTACTGTAGAGCTACCTATGACAGAAGACTTTTAGTAGGAGAAACGAAGGAAAGTGTATTGGCACCTATAACAGAGCTTCTTGAAGAAATGATGAAAAAGGATCCTCAGCTTAAGGTTAAGGCTTCTTATTCCATAGGAAAGGAAATGTGCTACACCGGCAATGTAATTGAGGGGGAGAGATTTTTCCCAGGTTGGCTCTATGATGAAAAAGAAGAATTTGTTCAAGCTGTTTACGGGGAAATAAAAGCTATGGGCTTTAATCCTTCCATTACTCAATATAATTTCTGCACTAATGGAAGTCACTATGCAGGAGAAGCTAATATTAAGACTCTTGGTATAGGACCTTCAAAAGAAAATCTTGCCCATACAGTAAATGAGTATATTGAAATTAAACAGTTAACTTCAGTAACACAGTGCTATTACGGAGTTATGAAGGCATTACTTAAATAA